In the Colwellia sp. 20A7 genome, one interval contains:
- a CDS encoding LPS-assembly lipoprotein LptE: protein MYLSLKQYVSRQAIKQRSCIFLVIFSTSFLSACGFHLRGDYLLSDELQTLYVSSSDVHGELTRLVKQHLSRNQVNVLKYKSTQKPELRILSDTLDRRTLSVFQNGQVAEYELIYTVHYQLRFGSTNGEPLEEPQDFSFELNRDYQDDPNLALAKSRELSLLLSEMRKSAADKILRDMARIQR from the coding sequence ATGTATTTATCACTAAAGCAGTATGTAAGTCGTCAGGCTATTAAGCAAAGGAGTTGTATTTTTCTAGTAATATTTTCTACTAGCTTTTTAAGCGCTTGTGGCTTTCATCTGCGTGGTGATTACCTGCTTAGTGATGAACTGCAAACTCTGTATGTAAGCTCAAGTGATGTTCATGGTGAATTGACCCGCTTGGTGAAACAACACCTTTCACGGAACCAAGTGAATGTACTAAAATATAAAAGTACCCAAAAACCTGAGCTTCGCATACTGTCAGATACGCTCGATAGAAGAACTTTATCTGTATTTCAAAACGGCCAAGTGGCTGAATATGAACTTATTTACACCGTTCATTATCAGCTACGATTTGGCTCTACAAATGGTGAACCACTTGAAGAGCCTCAAGACTTTAGCTTTGAATTAAACCGAGACTACCAAGATGATCCTAATCTAGCATTAGCAAAATCTCGCGAATTATCATTATTATTAAGTGAAATGAGAAAGTCTGCTGCCGATAAAATTTTACGAGACATGGCAAGAATTCAGCGATAA
- the holA gene encoding DNA polymerase III subunit delta, whose amino-acid sequence MKIYHNQLQQTVKQGFKPVWLVFGDEPWQKNDSLAIIKNHALQQGFSEVIRFTSDNSFDWQQLIDEYQSMSLFSSQRIIEVELTTVKVGENGNKTLLALSEIIEKNAALQDVVFIFYGPKLDGPSANKKWFKALTQLGCYLPIYDIDAKILPRWLQNQARSLNVNLAPELSSLLIELCEGNLPALEQELQKLSLLFPNNNQQISLNDAEKLVTKQAKFNPFQIIDALLLGNCKKCVVMLDQLQQEGAATGQIIWVFHKEINLLYTMLSKVAQGTQLNDLYKEYRIWDKRKPLYQHALTHISLKNVKRAMSRLADIDLISKTSSEFNAFILLADLCITLYYGETTQHFSLNYEYS is encoded by the coding sequence ATGAAGATTTACCACAACCAACTACAGCAAACAGTAAAACAAGGCTTCAAGCCTGTGTGGTTGGTATTTGGTGATGAACCTTGGCAAAAAAATGATAGCTTAGCAATAATCAAAAATCATGCTCTACAACAAGGTTTTAGTGAGGTTATTCGCTTTACTAGTGACAATAGTTTTGATTGGCAACAGCTCATCGATGAATATCAATCAATGAGCTTGTTTTCTAGCCAACGTATTATTGAAGTGGAATTAACGACGGTTAAGGTTGGAGAAAACGGTAATAAAACCTTACTTGCATTAAGTGAGATTATTGAAAAAAATGCAGCATTACAAGATGTGGTTTTTATTTTTTATGGACCTAAACTTGATGGTCCTAGCGCGAATAAAAAATGGTTTAAAGCCTTAACTCAACTAGGTTGCTACCTTCCTATATATGATATTGATGCAAAAATATTACCTCGCTGGTTGCAAAACCAAGCAAGAAGCTTAAATGTCAATTTAGCACCTGAATTATCCTCATTATTAATCGAGTTATGTGAAGGTAATTTACCCGCTTTAGAACAAGAGCTTCAAAAACTCTCATTACTTTTTCCTAATAATAATCAACAGATCAGTTTAAATGATGCCGAAAAGTTAGTAACCAAACAAGCTAAATTTAATCCGTTTCAAATTATTGATGCTTTATTACTGGGTAATTGCAAAAAGTGTGTTGTGATGTTAGATCAATTACAGCAAGAAGGTGCTGCTACCGGACAAATAATTTGGGTATTTCACAAAGAAATAAACCTGTTATACACCATGCTAAGTAAAGTAGCACAAGGAACGCAGCTCAATGACTTATATAAAGAATATCGAATATGGGATAAACGTAAACCTTTATATCAGCACGCACTAACACATATAAGCCTAAAGAATGTAAAACGAGCTATGTCACGACTTGCTGACATTGATTTAATCAGTAAAACCAGTAGCGAATTCAACGCTTTCATATTATTAGCCGATTTATGCATAACTCTATATTACGGCGAAACTACCCAACACTTTTCGCTAAATTATGAATATAGTTAA
- the nadD gene encoding nicotinate-nucleotide adenylyltransferase produces the protein MMSKKTVSDIGILGGTFNPIHLGHTLPAKAVAKHLSLDEVLFIPASIPPHKASPNVSATQRATMVKLACESESIFSCDERELQRSGYSYTVDTLKELSLAYPNSRLYFIMGLDSLLTFTHWHKHQEILLFCHLIVNTRPNYQLDNINQATQILLNEHQVDDVHSLKQKKSGSILLLPCDLPNNEKLININLSSSEIRQRLINKQSCQTMLNPKVLDLINKNKLYR, from the coding sequence ATGATGAGCAAAAAAACGGTGAGTGATATTGGTATTTTAGGTGGTACCTTTAACCCCATTCATCTTGGTCATACCTTACCTGCGAAAGCAGTAGCTAAACATTTATCATTAGATGAAGTGTTATTTATTCCTGCCAGCATTCCTCCTCATAAAGCATCACCTAATGTCAGTGCCACCCAACGCGCAACTATGGTGAAATTAGCATGTGAGAGCGAATCTATATTTAGTTGTGATGAACGCGAATTACAACGTAGCGGCTATTCTTATACCGTAGACACGTTGAAAGAACTATCGTTAGCGTATCCCAATTCACGTTTATATTTCATCATGGGCTTAGACTCCTTATTAACCTTTACCCATTGGCATAAACATCAAGAGATATTATTGTTTTGTCACTTAATCGTGAATACTCGGCCAAATTATCAGTTAGACAATATTAATCAAGCGACTCAAATATTACTCAATGAACATCAAGTAGACGATGTTCATTCATTAAAGCAAAAAAAATCAGGCAGTATATTATTACTCCCCTGTGACCTTCCAAATAATGAAAAACTCATAAATATCAACCTCTCTTCTAGTGAAATAAGACAGCGTTTAATTAATAAACAGAGCTGTCAAACGATGTTAAATCCAAAAGTATTAGATTTAATCAACAAAAATAAGCTTTATCGTTAA
- the rsfS gene encoding ribosome silencing factor encodes MQTEELNKFVIEKLDDMKGRDIISLHITNKASFADYMIICSGNSKRHVKSIAQSVAMECRAAGSAPLGMEGNDVGEWSLVDLGDIIVHVMTDEQRDKYNLEQLWAEE; translated from the coding sequence TTGCAAACTGAAGAACTTAATAAATTTGTTATAGAAAAACTTGATGATATGAAAGGAAGAGATATTATTTCTCTTCATATTACTAATAAAGCAAGTTTTGCTGATTATATGATTATCTGTTCAGGTAATTCAAAACGTCACGTAAAATCAATCGCTCAATCTGTTGCTATGGAATGCCGTGCCGCTGGCTCTGCTCCTCTTGGAATGGAAGGTAACGATGTTGGTGAATGGTCATTAGTAGATTTAGGCGATATTATCGTTCATGTTATGACTGATGAACAACGCGATAAATATAATTTAGAACAGTTATGGGCAGAAGAATAA
- the rlmH gene encoding 23S rRNA (pseudouridine(1915)-N(3))-methyltransferase RlmH, producing the protein MKLTLYAVGTKMPSWVTQGFSEYSRRFPRDLPFELVEISAGKRGKNADIARILEKEGEQLLNAIPKGNRIVTLEVEGKPWDTPQLAKQLERWQFDGRDVALLVGGPEGLSPACIEASEQKWSLSSLTLPHPMVRILIAESLYRAWSVNTNHPYHRE; encoded by the coding sequence ATGAAACTAACTTTATATGCCGTTGGCACTAAAATGCCTTCTTGGGTCACTCAGGGCTTTAGCGAATATTCTCGTCGCTTTCCTCGTGACTTGCCATTCGAGTTAGTCGAAATATCAGCGGGAAAGCGTGGTAAAAATGCAGATATAGCACGTATCTTAGAAAAAGAAGGTGAGCAATTACTTAACGCTATTCCCAAAGGAAACCGTATAGTCACTTTAGAGGTGGAAGGTAAACCTTGGGATACGCCACAACTTGCTAAACAACTTGAACGTTGGCAGTTCGACGGTAGAGATGTCGCATTGTTGGTGGGTGGCCCGGAAGGCTTATCTCCTGCTTGCATTGAAGCGAGTGAACAAAAATGGTCTTTGTCGTCATTAACCTTGCCCCACCCAATGGTTAGAATTCTTATTGCTGAAAGTTTATATCGCGCTTGGAGCGTCAATACTAATCACCCTTATCATAGAGAATAG
- the mrdA gene encoding penicillin-binding protein 2, giving the protein MAKRRITMRNHSAEANLFARRTFIIFIGVLVLILVLFNNIYSLQVNSFEKYQTRSNSNRIKLLPVAPNRGLIYDRNGVILADNKPVYSLAVIPEQTDNLQENIDEISALLNISDDRKKSFFKSVKRKRRFKQIELHPRLSEQQVALFSVNQHKFPGVFVDARLKRYYPFGKLTTHNLGYVARINRKDANQLEIDGKSENYAATHGIGKLGIEKYYEDILHGTIGHQEVEVNSRGRVIRTLDYKPPTPGKDLTLTLDIELQMIAKRALAGKRGAVVAMDPRTGGILAMYSNPSYDGNLFVHGISTKNWNKIRNSKDLPLINRSVQGYPPASTVKPFLALTGLEEGVITPETRVWDPGWYQLKGLPNKYRDWKKWGHGWVDLNKAIEQSCNTYFFDLAFKLGITKISTMMERFGFGDYTGIDIHEESSAIMPSVAWKRARYNKSWYTGETLSVGIGQSYWTVTPLQLTQALTTLVNHGKRKVPHLLKSTKEPSRDPNVEEEVIYEEQAPLVLKNDEHWDLVLNAMHRTVQEIGATAHAPFKGAKYDASGKTGSAQVARIKQDEKYDAKTTKENQRDNAMFIAFAPYNAPEIVVSVAIENVAKGGGGTNAGPVARQIMDQYFGNREITSSYGSSTTDSDSIANHQHDHSPQQQKLSSDNAE; this is encoded by the coding sequence GTGGCTAAACGTCGTATTACGATGCGTAATCATAGCGCAGAAGCAAACTTATTTGCTCGTCGTACCTTTATTATATTTATTGGCGTATTAGTACTTATATTAGTATTGTTTAATAATATCTATTCACTGCAAGTAAATTCATTTGAAAAATATCAAACGCGTTCTAACTCTAACCGAATAAAGCTGTTGCCAGTTGCTCCGAATCGGGGCCTTATCTATGATCGAAATGGTGTTATTCTTGCTGATAACAAACCAGTTTACAGCCTAGCCGTTATTCCCGAGCAAACTGACAACTTACAAGAAAATATTGACGAAATTAGTGCGTTACTCAACATCAGTGATGATAGAAAAAAAAGTTTCTTCAAATCTGTCAAACGAAAGCGCCGTTTCAAGCAAATTGAATTACACCCTCGTTTAAGTGAACAACAAGTTGCTCTTTTCTCCGTTAACCAACATAAATTCCCGGGCGTTTTTGTCGATGCTCGGTTAAAACGTTATTATCCTTTTGGCAAGTTAACCACACATAACTTGGGCTATGTAGCACGAATAAATCGTAAAGATGCTAATCAACTCGAAATTGATGGCAAGTCTGAAAACTATGCGGCAACTCATGGTATAGGGAAACTAGGTATTGAAAAATATTATGAAGATATTTTACACGGAACTATAGGCCACCAAGAAGTTGAAGTTAATAGTCGAGGCCGAGTTATTAGAACATTGGATTATAAACCGCCAACCCCCGGTAAAGACTTAACGTTAACGCTCGATATTGAATTACAAATGATCGCTAAACGCGCACTTGCAGGAAAGCGCGGTGCAGTAGTTGCCATGGATCCTCGTACAGGCGGTATTTTAGCAATGTACTCGAATCCTAGCTATGATGGTAACTTATTTGTCCATGGTATTAGCACTAAAAATTGGAATAAAATACGTAACTCAAAAGATTTACCACTAATCAATAGAAGTGTTCAAGGCTATCCGCCTGCATCAACAGTAAAACCTTTCTTAGCATTAACAGGTTTAGAAGAAGGCGTTATTACACCTGAAACTAGAGTTTGGGATCCCGGTTGGTACCAACTTAAAGGCTTACCTAATAAATACCGTGATTGGAAAAAATGGGGCCATGGCTGGGTTGACTTAAATAAAGCAATTGAGCAGTCCTGTAATACCTACTTTTTTGATTTAGCGTTTAAACTTGGTATTACCAAAATTAGTACTATGATGGAACGTTTTGGTTTTGGTGATTACACTGGCATTGATATACATGAAGAAAGTAGTGCGATAATGCCAAGCGTTGCATGGAAACGTGCGCGTTATAATAAGTCTTGGTACACGGGAGAAACCTTGTCTGTTGGAATAGGTCAAAGTTACTGGACCGTTACACCTTTACAATTAACTCAAGCATTAACAACGTTAGTAAATCACGGCAAACGTAAAGTGCCGCATTTACTTAAATCAACTAAAGAGCCTAGCAGGGATCCCAATGTTGAAGAAGAAGTAATTTATGAAGAACAAGCCCCTCTCGTTCTAAAAAACGATGAACATTGGGATTTAGTACTTAACGCCATGCATCGTACAGTACAAGAAATTGGCGCAACAGCCCATGCCCCTTTTAAAGGAGCAAAATATGATGCATCAGGTAAAACAGGCTCGGCACAGGTTGCTCGTATCAAACAAGATGAAAAATATGATGCGAAAACAACTAAAGAAAATCAACGAGACAATGCAATGTTTATCGCTTTTGCCCCCTATAATGCACCTGAAATAGTTGTATCGGTTGCAATAGAGAACGTTGCAAAAGGTGGCGGTGGAACGAATGCGGGCCCAGTAGCAAGACAAATTATGGATCAATACTTTGGTAACAGAGAAATTACGTCTAGTTATGGAAGTTCAACTACCGATTCAGATAGTATTGCTAATCACCAACATGATCACTCGCCACAACAACAAAAACTGAGCTCTGATAATGCGGAATAA
- the rodA gene encoding rod shape-determining protein RodA yields the protein MRNNSEAQQPYSVWQKLHIDLVLLLGILSLMALGLFIVYSAGGQNIEIVYRQAIRLGVALAVMLAIAQIPPLSYKKWAVSVFVLGVLLLVCVLLFGHVGKGAQRWLDLGFMKFQPSEIMKLIVPIMIAWFVSQKSLPIKKTTMFFAFILVLIPTLLIAKQPDLGTSLLIASSGIFVIFLAGASWKLIGVCVGLASAFAPILWMFLMKDYQRQRVMTFLNPEQDPLGSGYHIIQSKIAIGSGGVTGKGWLQGTQSQLEFLPERHTDFIFAVFSEEFGLVGVGILLAVYLLIVMRGLWIATNAQDAFTKLLAGSITLTFFVYVFVNIGMVSGLLPVVGVPLPLVSFGGTSMVTLLAGFGMLMAISTHRRFHV from the coding sequence ATGCGGAATAACAGCGAAGCGCAACAACCCTATAGTGTATGGCAGAAGTTACACATTGATTTAGTATTGTTGCTTGGCATATTATCACTGATGGCTCTTGGGTTATTTATTGTCTATAGCGCTGGTGGACAAAACATAGAGATTGTTTACCGCCAAGCTATTCGATTAGGCGTCGCTTTAGCCGTTATGTTAGCAATAGCCCAAATCCCGCCGCTTTCTTATAAAAAATGGGCGGTATCTGTTTTTGTATTAGGTGTATTACTATTAGTTTGTGTATTACTTTTCGGCCATGTAGGAAAAGGTGCGCAGCGTTGGCTAGATTTAGGTTTTATGAAATTTCAACCATCTGAAATAATGAAACTGATTGTACCTATTATGATTGCTTGGTTTGTTAGCCAAAAAAGCCTCCCCATAAAAAAAACTACGATGTTTTTCGCTTTTATTTTAGTGTTAATCCCCACACTCTTAATTGCTAAACAGCCAGATTTAGGAACATCGCTATTAATTGCTAGTTCTGGTATTTTTGTAATATTTCTTGCTGGTGCAAGCTGGAAGCTTATTGGTGTCTGTGTTGGTTTAGCCTCTGCTTTCGCACCTATTTTATGGATGTTTTTGATGAAAGATTATCAAAGGCAACGTGTAATGACTTTTTTAAACCCTGAACAAGATCCTCTCGGCTCTGGCTACCATATTATTCAATCTAAAATAGCGATTGGCTCAGGTGGCGTTACTGGTAAAGGCTGGTTACAAGGCACACAATCACAGCTAGAATTTTTACCTGAACGACACACCGATTTTATTTTTGCCGTTTTTAGCGAAGAATTTGGTTTAGTTGGCGTCGGAATATTACTCGCAGTATATTTACTTATTGTAATGCGCGGTTTATGGATAGCAACAAATGCTCAAGATGCTTTTACAAAATTATTGGCAGGTAGTATAACTTTAACTTTTTTCGTTTATGTATTTGTGAATATTGGTATGGTATCAGGTTTATTACCGGTGGTTGGTGTGCCACTACCGCTAGTTAGCTTTGGTGGCACCTCAATGGTGACATTACTCGCAGGATTTGGCATGCTTATGGCTATCAGTACACACAGGCGATTTCATGTGTAA
- a CDS encoding septal ring lytic transglycosylase RlpA family protein produces MRNLQTLFLIISVLLLASCSTGRYQDKHDSIPTRLPNQSEQQDAIARAEVYSRGGNKDYQVRGINYKILPSAQNFEQIGTASWYGNKFHGHLTSNGEIYDMYAMSAAHKNLPLPTYLKVTNLANDKSVIVRVNDRGPFHQNRIIDLSYSAAYKLDMLKSGTADVKISAITEFGEKITAMTSPITNKEIDKEPIISKTIADHLLEKTSTKAKDHIQVFATTKHELAQKIAKEIAIKHSQTVKFPKENGIYRIQIGPIVDTTILNNLLIELKSGSYPNAYLKAL; encoded by the coding sequence ATGAGAAATCTACAAACACTTTTCTTAATTATTTCAGTGCTTCTTCTCGCATCCTGTAGCACTGGTCGCTATCAAGATAAACATGACAGTATACCCACTCGACTTCCAAACCAAAGTGAGCAACAAGATGCCATTGCACGTGCTGAAGTTTATAGCAGAGGGGGTAATAAAGACTATCAAGTACGTGGTATCAACTATAAAATATTACCCAGTGCACAAAATTTTGAGCAAATAGGTACAGCATCTTGGTACGGCAATAAGTTTCATGGGCATTTAACGTCGAATGGCGAAATTTATGATATGTACGCAATGAGTGCTGCACATAAAAATTTACCATTACCTACTTACCTTAAAGTCACCAACCTAGCTAATGATAAATCAGTTATTGTCCGTGTTAACGATCGAGGACCCTTTCATCAAAATCGTATTATTGATTTATCCTATAGTGCAGCTTATAAACTTGATATGCTAAAAAGTGGTACCGCAGACGTAAAAATTAGCGCGATTACCGAATTTGGAGAGAAAATAACAGCAATGACCTCACCTATTACGAATAAAGAAATAGATAAAGAGCCAATCATTAGTAAAACAATTGCTGACCATTTACTTGAGAAAACATCAACTAAAGCAAAAGATCATATTCAAGTGTTTGCTACTACCAAACATGAATTAGCGCAAAAAATAGCGAAAGAGATAGCAATCAAACATTCTCAAACGGTTAAATTCCCTAAAGAAAATGGAATATATCGTATTCAAATAGGTCCAATTGTAGATACAACCATTTTAAATAACCTATTAATAGAGCTAAAAAGTGGTAGCTATCCCAATGCCTATTTAAAAGCTTTATAA
- a CDS encoding serine hydrolase has protein sequence MPIKSKNIVRNFFKIISTSLFGTALTFSSISNAITIIPDAPQINAKGYILMDFTTGKVIAQSNADMQLAPASLTKMMTSYIIGKELKNGNISNEDKVRISENAWAKNFPDSSKMFIEVGTEVSVELLNKGIIVASGNDACVAMAEHIAGSEGAFADLMNAHAAQLGMSSSFFENSHGLDSSSHMTTPRDMATLAGAIIRDVPDEYLIYKQKSFTYNNIKQYNRNSLLWDKSLNVDGMKTGHTSNAGYSLVTSATKGDMRLITVVMGTESERSRKVESKKLLNYGFRFFETFTPYQAGEIFATNRIWMGDKKEVDLGITMDIPITIPRGQRKNLEATFELDQQLKAPIAKGTVVGKLFLQIGNEEIAQYPLVTLQEVNEGSFFSKVVDYIKLFFAQFFE, from the coding sequence ATGCCTATAAAATCAAAAAATATCGTACGTAATTTTTTCAAAATCATATCCACTTCTTTGTTTGGAACAGCACTCACTTTTTCATCGATAAGTAATGCAATAACAATTATACCTGATGCACCACAAATTAATGCTAAAGGGTATATTTTAATGGATTTCACTACAGGTAAAGTTATTGCACAAAGCAATGCCGACATGCAATTAGCACCTGCTAGTTTAACCAAAATGATGACAAGTTATATCATAGGAAAGGAATTAAAAAACGGCAATATATCCAATGAAGATAAGGTGAGAATCAGTGAAAATGCTTGGGCAAAAAACTTTCCTGATTCATCAAAAATGTTTATCGAAGTCGGTACAGAAGTTTCAGTTGAACTACTAAACAAAGGTATTATTGTTGCGTCAGGTAATGATGCCTGTGTTGCAATGGCCGAGCACATCGCTGGTAGTGAAGGTGCTTTTGCTGACTTAATGAATGCTCATGCTGCACAGTTAGGTATGTCGAGTTCATTCTTTGAAAACAGTCATGGTTTAGATAGCTCATCACATATGACCACACCACGTGATATGGCAACTTTAGCGGGTGCAATTATCCGTGACGTACCTGATGAATATTTAATTTATAAACAAAAATCTTTTACATACAACAATATCAAACAGTATAACCGTAACTCATTGCTGTGGGATAAAAGCTTGAATGTGGATGGCATGAAAACAGGCCACACATCAAATGCTGGTTATAGTTTAGTAACCTCGGCAACAAAAGGTGACATGCGCCTGATTACCGTGGTAATGGGCACTGAAAGTGAGCGTTCACGTAAAGTAGAAAGTAAAAAATTACTTAACTATGGCTTCCGTTTCTTTGAAACATTTACACCATACCAAGCTGGTGAAATATTTGCGACTAACCGTATTTGGATGGGTGATAAAAAAGAAGTAGATTTAGGTATTACAATGGATATTCCTATTACTATTCCTCGTGGTCAACGTAAAAACTTAGAAGCAACATTTGAATTAGATCAACAACTAAAAGCACCAATAGCAAAAGGCACTGTTGTTGGTAAGTTATTCTTACAAATCGGAAATGAAGAGATTGCGCAATACCCTCTTGTTACTCTACAAGAAGTTAATGAAGGTAGTTTCTTTTCAAAAGTAGTTGATTACATTAAATTATTCTTTGCACAGTTTTTTGAATAA
- a CDS encoding beta-ketoacyl-ACP synthase III, which yields MSVVISGTGLFTPSESISNDELVTCFNRYVDQFNSSNEQAIENGDITALAHSSSAFIEKASGIKSRYVMSKSDILNIDVMRPSFAERPNSELSLQAEIGVAAAKQAIAAANKTAADIDLIIVACAYTQRSYPAMAIEIQQALGCPGWGFDMLVACSAATFGIINAANAIRSGTAKTVLVINPEILSPQINYRDRDSHFIFGDVATASIIEDASTATGEHQFKIIAEQPITQFSNNIRSNIGYMNQCSPDTENDIDKYFIQQGRKVFKEVLPMVSNLIASQMDKVGLAPENIKRLYLHQANINMNNFIGKKVLGRDPTPEEAPIILDEYANTSSAGCIIALHKHHDGFNSGDKAVLCSFGAGYSACCLILEYV from the coding sequence ATGTCTGTTGTAATTAGTGGTACGGGGTTATTTACTCCTTCTGAAAGTATTTCAAATGATGAGTTAGTTACTTGTTTCAATCGTTATGTCGATCAATTCAATAGCAGTAATGAACAAGCCATCGAAAATGGTGATATTACTGCGCTAGCCCATTCAAGTAGCGCTTTTATCGAAAAAGCTTCAGGTATTAAAAGCCGCTATGTTATGTCTAAGTCAGACATCTTAAATATTGATGTTATGAGGCCTTCATTTGCTGAACGGCCAAATAGCGAATTATCCCTACAAGCCGAAATTGGTGTTGCAGCAGCCAAACAAGCAATTGCAGCAGCGAATAAAACCGCGGCAGATATTGACCTTATTATTGTCGCTTGCGCTTATACGCAACGCTCTTACCCTGCTATGGCAATTGAAATACAACAAGCATTAGGTTGTCCTGGTTGGGGGTTTGATATGTTGGTTGCTTGTTCTGCAGCAACATTTGGTATTATCAATGCGGCCAATGCTATTCGTAGTGGTACAGCTAAAACAGTATTAGTGATTAACCCTGAAATACTGTCACCACAAATTAATTACCGAGACAGAGATAGTCATTTTATTTTCGGTGATGTTGCAACAGCGTCAATCATTGAGGATGCTTCTACAGCGACAGGCGAGCATCAATTCAAAATTATTGCAGAACAACCTATCACACAATTTTCAAATAATATTCGTAGCAATATTGGTTATATGAATCAATGTAGTCCTGACACTGAAAACGATATCGATAAGTATTTTATACAGCAAGGGCGTAAAGTATTTAAAGAAGTACTGCCGATGGTATCGAACCTAATAGCATCGCAAATGGATAAGGTTGGCTTAGCACCAGAAAATATTAAGCGCCTTTATTTACACCAAGCAAATATTAATATGAATAACTTTATTGGTAAGAAGGTTTTAGGGCGCGATCCTACTCCAGAAGAAGCACCTATTATTTTAGATGAGTACGCTAATACGAGTTCAGCAGGTTGTATTATTGCTTTGCATAAACATCATGATGGTTTTAATTCAGGAGATAAAGCGGTGTTATGCTCTTTTGGCGCCGGTTATTCAGCGTGTTGTTTAATCTTAGAGTATGTTTAA
- the rraB gene encoding ribonuclease E inhibitor RraB gives MIDKELEGWLEHTDALVGELLEDGTNEEVYHTIEHHFASENFEVLEKAAIAAFKLGLEIEEPEEAELENGDKVFAFDIVTEQMLNAELLRKETKEMFELAQKCKVDYDGWGTYFEE, from the coding sequence ATGATTGATAAAGAATTAGAAGGTTGGTTGGAACATACCGATGCACTTGTTGGTGAATTACTCGAAGACGGCACAAATGAAGAGGTATACCATACCATTGAACATCATTTTGCTAGTGAAAATTTTGAGGTACTTGAAAAGGCCGCAATAGCTGCATTTAAATTAGGGTTAGAAATTGAAGAGCCTGAAGAAGCTGAACTTGAAAATGGTGATAAAGTATTTGCTTTTGATATTGTAACTGAGCAAATGCTAAACGCAGAATTACTGAGAAAAGAAACAAAAGAAATGTTTGAGCTGGCGCAGAAGTGCAAAGTAGATTATGACGGTTGGGGTACTTATTTTGAGGAATAA
- a CDS encoding 1-acylglycerol-3-phosphate O-acyltransferase, translating into MLSLFRFILMALVFLLVCILSCLYCVIRPFHRDNVYYTSKYLGKISKLLGFDVEVRIPESVKTIGPAIYVANHQDNYDIFTVANAVQPGTVTLGKKSLKWIPIFGQMYWLTGNILIDRKNSNKAMGTMNVTVKKITQNKLSVLMFPEGTRSKGRGLLPFKTGAFRTAIQANVPIIPICVSNQNGTIKLGRWNNGKIIIELLDPIVIPNDTSVSARIIAEQTHALMKEKISQLDEEIAKGKEND; encoded by the coding sequence TTGTTATCTCTTTTTCGTTTTATTTTGATGGCTCTTGTCTTTCTACTTGTTTGCATTCTTTCTTGCTTATACTGTGTAATAAGGCCCTTTCATCGAGACAATGTTTACTATACGTCTAAATATTTAGGCAAAATAAGTAAATTACTCGGTTTTGATGTTGAAGTCAGAATTCCTGAGTCAGTTAAAACTATCGGCCCTGCAATTTATGTGGCTAATCACCAAGACAATTATGATATTTTTACTGTCGCTAATGCTGTCCAGCCAGGCACGGTAACGCTAGGTAAAAAAAGTTTAAAATGGATCCCTATTTTTGGCCAAATGTATTGGCTGACAGGCAACATATTAATTGATCGTAAAAATTCGAATAAAGCGATGGGGACTATGAATGTTACCGTCAAAAAAATTACGCAAAATAAACTTTCTGTGTTGATGTTCCCTGAAGGTACTCGCAGTAAAGGGCGAGGGCTTTTACCTTTTAAAACAGGCGCTTTTCGTACAGCAATACAAGCTAACGTTCCTATAATTCCTATTTGTGTTAGTAATCAAAACGGAACAATTAAACTAGGACGCTGGAACAATGGTAAAATTATTATTGAACTTTTAGACCCGATTGTGATTCCTAATGATACTAGTGTCAGTGCGCGTATTATAGCAGAGCAAACACACGCTTTAATGAAAGAAAAAATTAGTCAACTTGATGAAGAAATAGCAAAGGGTAAAGAAAATGATTGA